The genomic segment AGCTCTCAGGAGCGCGGCTCACATTGAATCATATCTTGATGGGCTCATTATCTAGTGTCACCATGACATCCACgcagctgccgccgctcAACTTCGGAGGTGGGCTTCGCATCTCACTTTTTGCACCGTCAGTACTCGGACCTTCGGACGACGTTGAGGCACCAAAGGCAGAGCAAGAGCGGCCGGAAAGAAAATCCCCCGAGATCATTTCGCCGGAAACCAAAAAACCGGAAAGCATACACGAGTTGGAGCAGCCCACTATCGTCGAGCCAATCGAGCACATCGAGCCCATACAACAACCTCCGCCTCCCCAGAATATACCTATCCACCCAATTCCGGCTCTCCAAGCTGCATTCTCCGAGTCGCTGGATGAGGCAACCAACGGAGCGCCCGGAGACAAGCTGAAGCTCAGAGAGTTGGACGCTCAAGGTCGCCGAGAAGCCCTCATCGCACAAGATCGAGACGACGAGCCCTTCGACGCAAAATGGCGGTTTCGACCTGGACAGACACAGCACGAATTGACCAAGCTGATTTCTCAAATATCATTTGGCGTGTACCTTTTGCTCAACGGCATGGCCAACAGCAACGCTCAAGTTGTCAATATTCTACAGGGACATATTGACGAAGTAGACGAATTTTTGGAGGTTGCACTTGAAGATGTGGCACAGGCAACCGACGACCTGAACGGCCGGATAGAGCATTTAAAATTACCTCTGGCCAACATACAGGTGTTTGAGCAGCTGCTAGAAGACCGTAACTTTCGTCTTGAGATTCTGCAGGGCAATGAAAAGATTGATCACGTACTCACTAGGACCAACGCAGCATTGAAACAGTGGGATGAGGACATCGAGGCTGGACTACAATCAACCGCTGCATTCACTAGTTGGCTGaacgatgaggaagacgcagCGTGGAGGACGACACGCCCTGATGTTGCCGACATATTTGACGCCATGAAGGGCAATACAGAGGGCTGGCTCAGTGCCTTTGATGACATGAATGACCGTGTTCAGGACGCCAGCAATGTTATTGTGAGACTGTCAACTATCATTAAcgagatggagaagaaggctggcgAGGTCAGTCGTAGGACCTGGGTACGTAACGTGTACATTCCTCGGGACAAGGTCATGGGCAATTTACTCTGGTGCTAATACTCCTTCTAAGGCAAACATCCAACCCTTTTCGATTCCGCTTTTGAACCCCAACGGGGTCAACGAGGCTTCAGCTACCTCCGGCAACTCATCTCGACAATCTCAATACCGACCACCgcaccaaccccaaccaaGCGTCCACAGTGCTGCGGCTTCAACGACGAGAAGCGTGAGCACTGCCGGTATTGATGCCGAAGATGAGTTCCCGCTCCCTGGCGggctgcctctgttgccTCCTCAACGCTCTGATCTTCGACAGACGTCGGCCAGCCCGCAGAAATCCCGTAGCAAAGCTCCTACGCAGCCGGACTCGCAGCCAAGAGCCGAAACCAAACAACCGGATACGGCGAGTAGAAGTCCTTCAACTAGCGAGGAGCCATTGTATGTGCTCCAGCCTCGCACATACACCCCCCAGCCGCTATCGCCGTCCCCGTCTCCTGTCTCAAAGGcacctgcagctgcttcaCCAAAATCCCAAAAATCGAGCCAGCCCCAAAGCAATCCCCTTGGCATCAGTAGCTCGGGGATGCAACCGGGGAGAGCCTCTATCCGCCATCGGGTATCCCAAAGGACAAATCCACCAGAGGCGATACAGATTCCACCGCGGTCTGTTCGTGGACCATCACCTGCTTTCGCAACACCCCGAACGACCCATTCAAACCCTTTTGATTCAGCATATGGATCCGACTCTGAATCTATCACTCAGCCTGCCGCCTCGCAAGTCGGCTCTGAATTAGGAAGATCGCCTCCTACTCGTCCGGGAATCGCACACTCTCCTCGGTCAGACCACCAACAGTATTATCGACCCGTTCGAGCGTCACCACATTCACCACTGCAACAACGCCCTCACACCGCCGTGGGGGCTCGAGCATCCTCCCAAATGCATATGCGGAATCAACCTTCGGCCCTTGGTGGCATGAGTACCCTCAGCAATGTGACCAATGCAGTgtacgacgacgacgccaaGACTCAAGCCTCAGGGGCAAGGACTACTGGCCCGACTCTtcgaaagaagaagagcgcGTTCGGGTGGTTCAAGAAAGCATTCAGCCTggacgaggaagaaaaggCGGCATTTGAAGCCCGGAAGGCAATGCAACATCGTGATCGCTATTACGATCCCAACAGCCCCAAATTTCTCGACGGGCGGAGAATCCGATAGACCCTTCAGGGGTCTTTGAGCAGTACTCAACAAACCAACATTCGTAACCATACGTCTACGATCTGTTCTCATTTACTCGCAAACTACCTCATATTTAGTCGATACCCATAGTGCGCGTCATAGCCCGAAGCGAGTATAACGATACCACCTAGCAACTCATTTTGCAAACCTAATATTGATACGCATCCGAAGTGCTCATGTTGACATTTTTACGAGCTACTTCACTCCTTGAATgcatttttcttttcctgtTATTTCATCCATTTCATCGCACATTTCCTTTTCTTATATATCACATTTTAGCATTTGGAAACATGCAGACTTACATTGGGAAGGAAAATTGGGCTTTCTTCGAATCTTTGTCAAATATTGGGGAATCTCCATTTTTGTATATCAACTCGGGTCGACAGATGATAGGATGATGCCATGATATATGCTGTATCGTCTGGCGCAAATCTCTGTAACACACGTAATTAATACACAAGAGTTACAAAACTTCTGCATCCAGAGCCATGTACACTGTATTGTATGTCTACCATATGGGATTAGCGCCTATTCCCCCATCCCATAACTCTTTACTCGGCTAAAAAAGAATGCCTTGTCATGCTTGAGCGTAAACTCGCCCCAATCGTCGGTAAGTTTGTCATAACTCCAGAAACCCCTCCACACAATCTTATTATTACGCGCAGCCTTACCCGCCGTCCGAAGCGACAGGTCCATTCGAAACATGTACTTTGAGTCCACTCCCTCCGTCTCGACCGTCAAATCCCCCTCCTGTAGCTGCTCATCCTCCCCCCCAGGACCAGCATGCACACCATCCTCCTGGCCGAGGGACAGCCTCCAGCGCCCCTTGTACGCCTTCTGCATGGGTGCAGACGGTAAATACGCGTGCGCGTTGTCTCGATGTAAATGCAGCAAATCCTTGGTCAGATGGTGCACAACTTGGGTGGGTTCAAATGTCGTCAGGAGGCTGATGGCCGTGCCGTCACGGAAGAACCGCAAGTATCGGTAATACGTGACGATGTGAATCGGCGCTCCGCCCCATGTGGCCTGGTTGGTGGACGCTTGGCCCGTACGGATGTAGTTGACCGTGCTGATGTAGCAGCCGTTGAAGCGGATACGCGGGCGAGATCGGAAGATTGCTTTCCAGGTTGGATATGGATCTGGAATGAGGGACTTGGTGATGGCTACGTTTTCGGCGAGTCGTCGCTCTGCGAGTTCCCGCATGCTCACTAGTGTTCCGTCCTcttgctcctcttcctcgtcttttAACGCCTCCCATTCTACCGTTCTGTTCCAGTGGTAGTGCATGCCCGTGAAGCCAAACTTCGTCCCGAGCGAAACATGCCGCCATATTCGCTGCTCCGTGGCAACTATGTAGGCGAACGGTTTGCACACCAGCGACAGGCGGCTGAAGTCGCCGACATCGAGGGCCGCTACGTCTTGCatgatgtggatgaggagtTCGCTGGGTAGATGGGAGATGGGGcatggtggcggtggtgtgCCTTCTATTTGAGGGGGTGCGGCTTCAATTTGAAGAGTGGCGAAGCTGGCGATGAGGTCTTTGATGGGTAGGATGACTGGTGCATCTTGGTCTTGTGCTGTAGTGGCGTCTGTTGTGGCCGGTTTTGACGAACTGGATTCTGTGTGTGGTTTGGCGTGTGATTGCGGGAAATGCTTCTCGCGATATCTACGATCAACGCGGTTGTCCAACTACATTTGTTAGCATTTCTTTCATGAATGAAATGAGGTTGATTTGCATACTCTGTAAGCTTTTCTGTAGAGCTTTAGACTATCGCCCATGTTACCGAGggcctccttctccatcgcTTCCTCATAGTGATCCAGTGCTGAAACGAGTTCCTTCTCAGGCGGCATCCTCACCGACCCGTCGATAGTGTTGCCCGCTGGCTCAGGGCCCTCGTCGAAGGACCGGCCATGGAGGTagtcatcgtcatcttctaCCGTTGGCAGTGCCTTTCTGGACTTTACTGGTGACGGGACCCGGGCTCTCGACTTCTTTGATCGTGGGGATGGAGGGGACACAGGCTGTGCCGCAGACGTAGATGCGCTGGAGGTAGATGGTCCTGGAGCACTCTGCTCGCCCTTTTTAGTTCGCACTTCTGATAGCCATTGCTGTCTGAAGGACTCGAGTTCCGAGTCTAGTTTGTTTGAGTCCATGTCTATTGTGAGGTGTTCGTCTACTGGCTCCAAAGTCCGATAAGCCCGAACTGATGACGGCAGTGAGCGAGATGTGCCGAGTTTGGTGCAATAATGGCAGAGGGGTTAGAGGAGTACAACGGTGACGTCGTTGGATTTCAGGGTCTACGAATAATTTCTGAGGATGGCCATATTGTAGGGGATGAGTCGCAgggttgatgaggttggGTTGTCGTGATGTTGTGTGTTAGTTCCGCTCATTGATGACTCCAGTCGGTGATGGTCGGTCGCTGATTGGGCGAGCTGAGTGCCGTTATGGCCGATGGAAAGTGTCAGCGACTGCGGCGCAAACCAGGTTAGACGGACAAGACGCAAGGAGCGTATATTGAAGTCTGAGAATTCGTCACTTCAGGGTTGGAAATTAATTTTTACGTTTACATTTACAAACTTGTTTTGAGCGGTGAGATGCGAACTGGCGACCTTGATGACAAATATTGAGACTTCGGCAGTTGAGGCTGTTTGCTACCCTAAACTAAGCTGATTGGAAATGCCGGATGTTCTTCAACTGTCTCACTTAGAACTATATGCAAAATACGATCAGCTTGTACTTTGAAGGCATTCTTACCACTGGTATCGCACTGCCACAACTCCAtcatcttggtgttgagtgaTATCTAAATAGCAAGAAATGTCATTGCATCTATTTTGATTACCGATCCCAAAACGCTAGGTAAGAAGGTCCAACGCGGCCTCCAGGAAACAGAAACGAGGTACGGCTCATGCCCAGCACCCCAGGCCTCGTCTTTTTTACAGAGGTCCAATGCCACCTGACCGCTCCAACAACCAAGCCACAGAATGCATCAATCATACCATCATCCAGCTGATGttcagtccatgtccatatcATTGtcctcctcaccctcaatgccaccatcCACCCGCACCTTGAGTCTCCTCTTCTCGCCACCAAACAACTTGTTGTCGTTCTTCGCGTTCTGCAAATGCTCCGCAGCCAATTCCTCCACATCGAGACCCTGTTCGGCGGCCAATTCCTCGAGACGACGCTTCTCGCTGCCACGCATACGGGGTAGCAGGTGCTCGTTCTTGGCGACCAGTTCCCTGGCGGTGGCGAGCTCGCGCTCCCGCTTGCCAGCCATGCGCTTCTTGTAGAAGACACGCTCGCGCCGGGCACGGATCTCGCTGATGCGCTGCATAGCGCCCAAGGTCTTCTGGACGAGGTCGCGGTCGTAGCGGACGGGCTCGTTGCGGCGCGCGCCGAAGAGGAGAGTGCTGTCGACGACCATTTCCTTGCCGGCGTTCTTGCGGTACGCTTTGGTCCACTTGAGCTTGCGCGGGTTACGCTTCATCTTGAAGTTCTTGTGGCATTTTGACCTGCAGAAGCGAAATGACTTGGCTGAAGGGAGCAATGCCGTGTTAGTAATGACTATGGTGTTCGTCGACGTGATTGTTGCTGGCGACGCAAAGCAGACGTACCGTCGTTTCTGACAAAGGTGATGCCCTTGGAAGGGTATGCCGGGCGGCCACAGAAATAACAAGGCTCGATACTGATCGCATGTTAGAATAGAGGTCATTTAGACGAGGATACGGGATTGTAAAGGCAATTCCTACCGCATTGTGAAGAGCCTCAGCTGGTGTGCAGCGCCGTGACTTGGTGTTGACCGCTTGCGATCTCACGGCTTTGCACCACAAACCTCAAATCTTTATCGATATcgattttttttctttcgAGTTTTGGCTTAGTCAGGACGGACGACCGACCCCACTCGACCGCCAACCCAGTTtttggtacggagtactcagCCCAGGGTCTCGCCTGGTGGTGATCTTATCGATTGCAAAAGAGTCATAGATTCCTGTCGACCAATCACAGACAGCTCTGACATCACCGGTAACTCGCGGCATGTGCCACCCGCCGATGCTGTGCTCCTGCCTGGACCCAATCAATCTTGCTCCGGCTACGGGGGGCGAAATCCCCAAAATTCTAGTCTTGGGTGGAAGCCATCTCGTAACTAATTGCTGGAGACGCTCGTTAGCTCATCATTGATCTCCAATCCACCGTCCCCCCTCACCCAGACCTTCATCTTTTCTTATTTCGCTATTTGCCAACAGAGTACTTTTTTACTACGATTAGTGCTGTTTGCGAGGAACTGGCTCTGCTTCAATTGCTGAGCCTGTGACCTCTGCAACAGCGCTCGCATTTTCCCGAGTGTACCGCGCGACAGCCCGGTGCATGCGATGGCGACAACATTCAACTCTAGCGGCCAGAACTACGATAGATTACTCGAGGCGGACGATTTGACCATGTCCCGGGGACCAGGGTCACAGAACGGCGGCGATGGCCTTGGCCCTGTGCCAGATATCACGGCGTCGCAGAAGATGGTTTCGGCAATGTCTGGCAGCTTGTTCACGTCGCTTCTTGGTAAGCCCGAGATGATACACGGACCACATGTGCTAAATTTTTCATGCTAACCACCGTGTAGTAACACCTCTTGATGTTGTTCGAGTCCGCCTTCAATCACAAAGAACACCGACGTCGGCTGTCGATTTTTCAAAGCTTGCCTTACGAACTAGCACGCTCACGCCCGCGCAGACGGCGGAGCTCGGAGTTACGGCCTGCTGCCGCGAAGTCTTCTTCCAAGGCAACTCTGCAGAGTTATGCATTGCAGTCCCTCGGGGTGAAGGGTTCATTGAACCGGCGGCGtcttctgcagcttctgGGGCTGATTGCGCGGTGCATGAGGTGCAAAAGAAGACATACAACTCGACCTTTGATGGCTTGAGGAAGATTGCCCGTAACGAGGGCTTCACGACACTTTGGCGTGGCTTGTCACCCACATTGCTGATGACGATTCCTGCCAACATTATCTACTTTACTGGCTATGATTGGCTTCGATATAACCCCGTAAGCCCGCTTTCCAAGCTTTCCAGCGACAACGCACCCTTGGTTGCAGGATCAACAGCCCGCATTCTCGCTGCTACAGCTGTTGGGCCTATTGAACTGTTTCGAACTCGAATGCAAGCAGCGCATGGAGCGTCAACGACGAATCACTTGATGGAAACGTTCCAGGGGGTTAGGGAGATGGTTGGCACGCACGGCTATGTTTCCCTCTGGAGAGGATTGACCTTGACTCTTTGGAGAGACGTTCCTTTCTCCGGTCTGTATTGGTGGGGCTACGAAACGATTCGAGCTCGATTGACGGACATGCGAGAGGAGACAAGGGGACGGTCTATCGACCGCGTGGAGtctttgcaaaatgctcGACGGCGATCCCAGAGCCAGGAAAACCACATGGAAACTTTTGTGGACTCCTTTACCGCTGGAGCTTTATCCGGTACCTTTGCTTCGATTGTCACGACGCCATTTGATGTTGGTAAGACGCGCACCCAAGTTTACCGAGATGCTCCCCAAGGGCTTGCGGGGAAGGTCCACGCGCCGGAGGAAATGAACATGATGCGGCTGCTATGGCATATCTTCAAGACAGAGGGCGCATCAGGGCtttggagaggatggattcCTCGTGTGCTCAAGGTTGCACCGGCGTGTGCCATCATGATTAGCAGCTACGAGGTGGGTAAGAGGGCTTTCCGAGGGGTTAATGAGAGGTCGATGACCCGACAGGGTGAAGACGACTAGGGCGGTAATACGACATAAACGCAGGATTAGGTGGTCATTACGGAAGGCACatgtctttgttttgcatTTATAGGCGTTGACTGGCAAAAGCGGGTGTTTGCGGCCAATCTCTTTTGTTTGTTGTATTCTGGATCATCTCCATTTTGAGTTTCCAAGCAACGAAACCACAAATGTACAATACTAGTAACATGGACGAGAATTCATAGACGAAATTCAGGTCATAAATTATATTACTACCTCAGTTATATGCACCAATGTGGCTAACGCGGGGATttgtgaacattgaactgatGTGAGGCGTATGGAGTGACCGCCGTGGGTCTGAAAATATTTACCTAACGAGGTGGGCAGCTTTACACTCTACCACTTCAAGACTCTTCACGCCGCGCAGAACAGCATTCCAAGTACGAGAATTGCATTAGATCATCTCAATAATCAGTCCTCTCGaaaatacggagtacacaaGTTCGGATCATAGGTGTACCATTGCGACACCCTGACCGCCACGGTGAAAGTTCACCCACCTCACAATGTACACactcaacaacatcgccacACATCACTTCGCCGGCCCAGAGGACGTATACGTCCTCGATGTGAACCGCACAGAAGCCGGCCTCGCTGCCATATCCTCAGACCAGCATTTATCGCTGCTAAGTCCGGCACGGCTATCCGACGGTCCTGTTGCGTCATGGAAAACAGAGCACGGAAATCTTACCACTTTGCGGATATTCGATGGGAGTAACGCCCTCGTCTGCACGGCCGGTGAAGACGGGACAGTAGGAGTATGGGATCTGAGACTTCGAGGTGCAGATGCTCGTGTTGCACAGTTCAATGGTGAGATACACTCCCCAGCTTCACACATCTACTAATACAGGACAGCTGCTCAATCTCCCATCTTATCCATGGCGTGCTCCCCATCCACGCAAACCATCGCCGTGGGCACAGAGCTGCAAAACCACACAGcatccatcttcctctgGGACGTGCGCTCCACGCCCTCCCCCAAAGCGCACTACCAAGAAGTTCACAGCGACGACATCACCGAACTGGCGTTTCATCCCACGCAGCCGGCCTTCCTGCTGAGCGGCTCGACAGACGGGCTGGTCAACATATATGATACGCGTATCACGGATGAAGATGATCTTACGCTGCAGACGTTCAACCACAACTCGTCTATCCACCATGCCAAGTTCCTTACTGACACGGAGGTCGTGGCCCTTTCGCACGATGAGCAGTTCGCGCTGtatgacatggatgagggGAGGGAGAATGGCGACGCGGCACAGAGCTGGGGTGATTTGAGGGGTGTGCTGGGGTGTCAATACGTTGCGGATGTGATGGGCAAGACGGACGGTAGTGGTGCGATTATCGGGGCCGGCGCACAAGAGTACGTTTCTTCCGTGAAGGATCAAATGGGGTATGGGGTGCTAACGTGTGTAGGAAACAAATGTTTGAGCTTGTTTTCCTGGCGAGGAATCAGGGACAGGGAGCGAAGTGGGTGCTTGATCGGGAGGGGAGCGTGGGATTACCCGGTGCGCATGGCGAGGAGATTGTGCGGTCATTTTGCTTCTTTGATGATGCGCAGGTGGTGTTTACGGCGGGGGAGgatggcaatgtcaaggGTTGGAGGTAGGGAACTATTGATTTGATTGTTGGATATACCAATTATTACTTGGACCTGCAGTCTTGGTATTCCTATCCAAGACGGAGCATAGGCGTATCGAAGTGTGACACTTGTGCTCGTCATACGAGGCTCGACGCTGCGCTTATCATCTTATCGCTCATAAAAGTAGCACATACAGCTCAGCCGAACTTGTCATGCCGattcttcaccttcaaaTCCAACAACCGCTCATGATAATCCCCctccctcctcgccctcttcaaAACCTTgacctcatcctcatcgagcCTCCTCCCCACAGCGTCCTCCAACTCCCGCCTACTAATCTTCGACAAcgccttctcctccttcgaCGCCTTCAACTTGGGCTTAAACCGCGCCTGCATGCGTATCCGCATCGTGGTGTTAAACGTGATTttgtcctcgtcgccgcGTAATTCTGCGGGCGCCGTCGATTTCGACGACGTGTTGGGCTTGGTTGTGATGAAAGTGTCGCGTAGGGTTTGTAGTTGGAACGTGCCGGGTGTGTCGGCCGTGGGGATGACGTTGAAGCATTCGAGGGGGGATATGGCTTCTGATGTGGCGGATAGGGCGCCAATTTTGTCGCATGCCAGGTATCTGTTTTTGTTAGACGCGACTCATTGTATGGGTGGTGGGAGCTTACCGTCCATGGGAGCTTTTGAAGCGAAAGTTATCGGTGCCGGATATCTTGTTCGCGACCCAGACCATTCTCACGTCGTGGGGCTCTGCGCTCGTCGGATTTCCATCGACAATGTTCTCAATCGGCATGGCAAACACCTTGCCGTTGGGATCACATGCCAAAGCGGATGGTTTGTCGGTCGGCAACACAATCATAACTGGGCCGACCACGTCGGTGGCTACATCTGCGGACACCCAGCTATCATCATCGGTGGTTTCGTCATTGTTGACTTTTTGGACCTGCGAAGGACCGGCCTCTGCGTTGTCTCTGTCCGCGTCGGCAGCGCGCTTCCGCTTCTTGGGTTTCTTGTCGCCCTTGAAGCTCAATGGCTTGACCATGACGATGTTGGTGTCGCGGTTGGCGTCAGTGAGTGAGATGAGGTATCGCAGGCGGCAAACGGCGAGCTCCAGGGTCGTAGGCTATAGAGCTCNNNNNNNNNNNNNNNNNNNNNNNNTTATGTAAGCGGGCTTTCACCTTGCTGAGTGCCCCTCATGCCCCTCCCCCGCAAACCAactgcatgcatgtgtcgcATGTCGATGGTGCAGAAAATGTTGCACAGTCAGCGGCGAATTCCTCGCTGTGCTGTTCCGGGTAGACTGGGTCTTTAAATGTATTTCTATCAACAACTTCCTGAATTCAagacctcatcttcctttttctttATTTCAGCTCTCTTCAGTTACAAGTTGTAATCAACATGGTAGCTCAGGCGCAGGCGGTAACCGTGTCCCTCAAAGACCTCACAAGTGGTAAGAACATCGTCAAACATATTCTCACACGGCATTCACTTACACATATTAGGCAACGTCTCTTTTGAGACTCTACAGCAAGCCTTTGGCCCCGACTCCCTCGGCATCTTAGTCGTCAAAAATGTACCACAGGAGTTTGCGCAGTTGCGCCACATGACCCTCTCGTATTCTTCATACCTGGGAAACCTGCCCTCCGAGGAACTAGGTTCGTGCAACTGACGTCCTTACATATAACTTCTCTTGATTATGTAAGAATACGAACATGATGGCTAACATGTCACAGAAAAACTGGAAAATGTGAAAGCCAAATACCTGACTGGCTGGTCTCTCGGCAAGGAAACACTCAAGAACGGCCAAGCAGACACCTTCAAGGGGTCATACTACGCAAATTGCGCATTCTACGTCGACCCAACGCTCGAATGCGCCAAGCCAACGCCTGAATTCTCACCAGAAACATTCCCCGAGTACTTGTCGCCTAACGTATGGCCGCCCGAGAACGTGCTCCCCGGTTTCAAACCCGCCGTCACTGATCTATGCAAACTCATCATCGATGTAGCTGTACTAGTTGCACGAGCTTGCGACCGGTTCGCAGAGAAGGAAATCCAGGGCTACCCAAAGGGATACTTAGAGCACGTGGTCAGCAcgtccaacaccaccaaggcCCGACTACTGCACTACTTCCCGCAAGATGTGCAGAACAACGATGGCACAAGCGAAGATGACTGGTGTGCCACGCACCTTGACCACGGGTGTCTAACCGGTCTGACATCAGCCATGTTCATCGACGAGCACAAGGTCAGCCCCGCTGTTCCCAAGAATGTTTCTCTGAACGGGGCATCACTACCGCCGTTGGAGGAACTTCCCGCGTCGCCGGACTCTTCAGCGGGGTTGTACATCCTGTCCCGCACGGGGGAGACGTACCAGGTGAAGATCCCGAGGGACTGTATTGCGTTCCAGACGGGGGAGACGCTGGAGCGGATTACGGCGGGTAAGTTCAAGGCCGTGCCGCATTATGTGAGGGGTGTGAGGGCTGCGGTGAGTGGTGGTGCGATTGCGAGGAATACGTTGGCGGTGTTTACGCAGCCGAATTTGGGGGATGAGGTGGACATTGAGTCGCATTTGACGTTTGGGGAGTTTGCCAGGGGTGTGGTTGCCAAGAATACTGTGTCGTGAGGAATGTAAAAGGAACTAAACTACGTAGTCGTGAGAATAAGCGAACTTTTATATCTCATGTAGTCACTGTGAATAAGTCTCGAAAAGATTGTGATGTATTGTGGAAAAGACAGTCGTATGTTGTATGAATAATCTGGAAACGACTGTGTATTGCGGAAAAGACCAGCCACTCCACGGCCAATGCAATGCCACTAAAAATAATGAAAAATCCGTCGAACGGCACTTAAGAAAGTAATTCGCCCCCCATCACAAGACGCATTCTCACCAATGCAATCTTGAGCGTACTTGACGCCTCTTCAAACTCCTATGGACCTAAGCCCAAGCGCCGACAAGACTCATGCCGAAAGCCCCAGAGAAGACCAGCAGACAGGCAACAACGCGGCTCTTCCCCCGAAGATGGCGCCAGCTCTCGTCGCTGAGGAAGTCCTCGGAAAGCAGCTCCACCAGAGATGCGAACGTGAGGAGACCAGCGGAAATGGCGTTCATGACTCCAACGACGATGAGGCCGATTTCAGAGTCGGGGCTGTAGAGCATATGTGTTGCGAGACCAATTGCCTGACCGATTGGAGTTCTACAGATTGTTAGCATCATTCTCGCTGACAGGGTCTGGAGGTATGAAGGTCTGGTGGAACGTACGTGCAACCGTATGCCAAGGCCATaatccatggctgccatgtcTTCTCACCCCATTCAATGACGGAGATTCTCGAACCGAGCGCGAGGCCTTCAAACGTTTCTGCCACGAGTTAGTATGGACACTGAAATATAGTAGATGCAACCTACGATGAAAAACAATGGCAATCAACAAGACGATAAAGTCGTTGCCAATGCTCACACTCAACGCCATGCCGATAAACACACTGTGGAAGAGAATACCCATCTCGAGGAGGATACACTGCAATCGGTCCTTCTTGCGCTTCTGTTCCGGCGTCAAAACAGCCTGCTCGAATTCACCATGATCAATAACGTCGTGACTCTCATTGGCAGACTTGGCAATCGC from the Pochonia chlamydosporia 170 chromosome 6, whole genome shotgun sequence genome contains:
- a CDS encoding clavaminate synthase-like protein (similar to Metarhizium robertsii ARSEF 23 XP_007824351.1) yields the protein MVAQAQAVTVSLKDLTSGNVSFETLQQAFGPDSLGILVVKNVPQEFAQLRHMTLSYSSYLGNLPSEELEKLENVKAKYLTGWSLGKETLKNGQADTFKGSYYANCAFYVDPTLECAKPTPEFSPETFPEYLSPNVWPPENVLPGFKPAVTDLCKLIIDVAVLVARACDRFAEKEIQGYPKGYLEHVVSTSNTTKARLLHYFPQDVQNNDGTSEDDWCATHLDHGCLTGLTSAMFIDEHKVSPAVPKNVSLNGASLPPLEELPASPDSSAGLYILSRTGETYQVKIPRDCIAFQTGETLERITAGKFKAVPHYVRGVRAAVSGGAIARNTLAVFTQPNLGDEVDIESHLTFGEFARGVVAKNTVS